One genomic window of Melitaea cinxia chromosome 10, ilMelCinx1.1, whole genome shotgun sequence includes the following:
- the LOC123657498 gene encoding alpha-1,6-mannosyl-glycoprotein 2-beta-N-acetylglucosaminyltransferase-like, giving the protein MRLGVTNDLPPHHQKYIKIENISNLDNIADVEELKTALEKINSKQSVSNKRNFRPVGDDTPVIVIQVHKSARGLQYLILSLSQVQGIQTALLIFSHSYYHESINRLVRNIDFCKVMQIFYPFSLQLHPYKHPGVDPEDCKPGYPTSKNPKYCLIRDARLTEHKQHWWWKANFIFRSLKWSKRYQSPVIFLEEDNYVTPDLLYMYQFIHRSLEYFPYVEVVSFGRTWARNPDMNLLTVESWRPPFDVGLAFNKTTWKKILELSEKFCMYNDYSWSYSLLHLFENFPRGHVDMVACMAPRVLALKEFENTDDIFISVSKLISNLELYPKKVQAVHLFRPEGRVDKVTKGPPFGSGGWNDIRDQLLCLDPLMSTTTEEKRYDFADGPRS; this is encoded by the coding sequence ATGCGTCTAGGAGTTACTAATGACCTGCCACCACATcaccaaaaatatataaagatagaaAATATTAGTAACCTCGACAACATTGCTGATGTTGAAGAGTTAAAAACagcattggaaaaaataaactcaaaacAAAGTGTAAGTAACAAACGCAATTTCCGGCCGGTGGGAGATGACACACCGGTCATAGTAATACAAGTGCATAAGAGTGCAAGAGGTCTTCAGTACCTCATCCTATCTTTATCACAGGTGCAAGGAATACAAACagctcttttaattttttctcatAGTTATTATCATGAATCGATCAATCGTCTAGTAAGGAACATCGACTTCTGTAAAGTGATGCAAATATTTTATCCCTTCTCCCTACAACTTCATCCCTATAAACATCCTGGCGTCGATCCCGAGGACTGCAAGCCTGGCTATCCCACATCTAAGAACCCAAAATACTGCCTCATTCGCGACGCGCGCCTTACGGAACACAAGCAGCACTGGTGGTGGAAGGCAAACTTTATATTTCGAAGTTTGAAATGGTCCAAGAGATATCAAAGTCCTGTGATATTTCTCGAAGAAGACAACTATGTCACACCAGACTTGCTTTACATGTATCAATTTATCCATCGCTCTCTAGAATACTTTCCATATGTAGAAGTCGTATCCTTTGGTAGAACGTGGGCCAGAAACCCTGACATGAACCTGCTGACAGTGGAATCTTGGAGACCGCCTTTCGATGTTGGTCTGGCTTTCAATAAAACAACGTGGAAGAAAATACTGGAGTTGTCGGAAAAGTTTTGCATGTATAATGATTACAGCTGGAGTTATTCGTTGCTTCATTTGTTTGAGAACTTTCCGAGGGGTCATGTGGATATGGTGGCATGTATGGCACCACGTGTGCTAGCACTAAAAGAATTCGAGAACACAGACGACATATTTATATCAGTTTCGAAGTTAATAAGTAATTTAGAACTTTATCCAAAAAAAGTTCAAGCCGTTCACTTGTTCAGACCAGAGGGAAGAGTAGATAAAGTTACAAAAGGCCCACCTTTCGGTAGCGGGGGTTGGAATGACATTCGAGACCAACTCTTATGTCTCGATCCTCTAATGAGCACAACGACTGAAGAGAAACGATACGATTTTGCTGACGGTCCCAGATCATAG